One genomic segment of Arachis duranensis cultivar V14167 chromosome 4, aradu.V14167.gnm2.J7QH, whole genome shotgun sequence includes these proteins:
- the LOC107482490 gene encoding syntaxin-22: protein MSFQDIEAGRPFASRRGHINGKQDPTQAVAAGIFQINTAVSTFQRLVNTLGTPKDTPELREKLHKTRLHIGQLVKDTSAKLKQASEIDHQSNINANKKIADAKLAKDFQAVLKEFQKAQRLAAERETAYTPFVPQAAPSSYTPNESDANSGKTPEQRALLVESRRQEVLFLDNEIAFNEAIIEEREQGIQEIQQQIGEVNEIFKDLAVLVHEQGAMIDDIGSNIEHSHAATAQARSQLAKASKTQRSNSSLTCLLLVIFGIVLLIVIVVLAA from the exons ATGAGCTTTCAGGATATCGAGGCCGGCCGGCCGTTCGCTTCCCGCCGAGGCCACATCAACGGCAAGCAAGATCCCACGCAGGCGGTGGCTGCCGGAATTTTCCAGATCAACACCGCGGTCTCCACCTTCCAGAGGCTTGTCAACACCCTAGGAACCCCCAAAGACACCCCCGAGCTCCGCGAGAAGCT GCACAAGACAAGGCTGCACATTGGACAATTGGTGAAGGACACGTCAGCGAAGCTTAAACAAGCTAGTGAAATTGATCACCAATCAAATATCAAT GCAAACAAGAAGATAGCAGATGCTAAACTCGCGAAAGATTTTCAGGCCGTGTTGAAAGAATTTCAGAAGGCACAGCGACTTGCGGCAGAGAGGGAAACAGCTTACACCCCATTTGTTCCACAAGCAGCTCCATCCAG CTATACACCTAATGAATCAGATGCTAATTCTGGTAAGACTCCAGAACAGCGTGCCCTTCTTGTGGAATCCAGAAG GCAGGAGGTCTTGTTTTTGGATAATGAGATTGCCTTCAATGAGGCTATCATTGAAGAGAGAGAGCAAGGCATTCAAGAAATTCAGCAGCAAATTGGTGAAgtaaatgaaatttttaaagatcttGCTGTGCTTGTGCATGAACAGGGAGCTATGATTG ATGATATTGGGTCCAACATTGAGCATTCCCATGCAGCAACTGCACAAGCAAGATCGCAACTTGCTAAAGCTTCAAAGACTCAAAGATCAAATTCTTCTTTG ACATGCTTGCTTTTGGTGATATTTGGAATTGTGCTTCTAATCGTCATCGTTGTTCTGGCTGCTTAG